The region GCGCCACCATCGACCCCGGGCCCGGTGTCCTCGGAGACCCTGGCCAGTTCCTTACCCTGCGCCTCGGTGCCGCGGGGCTCCCGACGCGACGAGGTGCCCCGTGGTTTGGCTCGCCCGGAGTCCCCGGACTTGCCCGGCCTCGCCGGACGCGACGCCGGAGCCTTTCTGCTCCTGGCGTCCGCTCCGGACCGCCGCCGGGGATCGGGCCGCTTGCCTTCGGGCACAGGCTATTTCACTCCACCGTCTGCTCCCCGCGCGGGCGACTCGTCGGCCAAGGCGAATCGCGGGAACGCCAGGTCGCCGGCATAGCGGGCGGCATCGCCGAGCTCTTCTTCGATGCGGAGCAGCTGGTTGTACTTCGCGACGCGCTCGCTGCGGGCGGGGGCGCCGGTCTTGATCTGGCCGCTGCCGACCGCCACCGCGAGGTCGGCGATCGTGGTGTCCTCGGTCTCGCCGCTGCGGTGGCTCATCATCGTCTTGTAGCCCGCGTTGTGGGCCAGCGACACCGCGTCGAGCGTCTCGGTGAGCGTGCCGATCTGGTTCACCTTCACCAGCAGCGCGTTGGCCGCGCCCTTCTCGATGCCGTCCTCGAGCCGTTCGGGGTTGGTGACGAACAGGTCGTCGCCGACGATCTGGACGCGGTCGCCGATGGCGGTGGTCAGCGCCACCCAGCCGTCCCAGTCGTCTTCGGACAGCGGGTCCTCGATCGACACCAGCGGGTAGCCGCCCATCAACTCCTCGTAGAACGAGGCCATCTGCTCGGCGGTGCGGGTCTGCTTCTCGAAGGCGTACCCGGTGCCCGCGGTGTAGAACTCGGTCGCGGCGACGTCGAGCGCCAGGGCCACGTCGCTGCCGACGGTCAGGCCGGCTGCTTCGATGGCCGAGCTGATCAGATCCAGCGCCGCCTTCGTTCCGGGCAGGTCGGGGGCGAAACCGCCCTCGTCGCCGAGTCCCGTGCCGAGCCCCTGCTTCTTGAGCACCGACTTGAGCGAGTGATACACCTCCGCGCCCCAGCGCAGCGCCTCCTTGAACGACGGCGCGCCGATCGGGGCGATCATGAACTCCTGCACGTCCACGCCGGTGTCGGCGTGAGCGCCGCCGTTGATGATGTTCATCATCGGCACGGGCAGGATGTGGGCGTTGGGTCCGCCGACGTAGCGGAACAGGGGCAACTCGGCCGACTGCGCCGCGGCCTTCGCCACCGCGAGCGAGACACCGAGGATCGCGTTGGCGCCCAGCCGCGACTTGTCGGGAGTGCCGTCGAGGTCGACCAGCGCCTGGTCGACGAGGCGCTGCTCGTCGGCGCCGATGCCGATCACCGCAGGAGCGATCTCGTCGAGCACGGCCTCGACGGCCTTCTGCACGCCCTTGCCGAGGTACCGCGAGCCGCCGTCACGCAGTTCGACGGCCTCGTGCTCGCCGGTGGAGGCGCCCGACGGCACCGCGGCGCGGGCGACGGTGCCATCCAGCAGGCCCACCTCGACCTCGACTGTCGGATTGCCCCGGGAGTCGAGGATCTCGCGGGCTCCGACCTGCTCGATGATGGGCACAGTGGTCTCCTTGGTCTTCAGACGAACCGATCAGCACTGAGCCTAATGGGAGTTGATCGGCGAGCCTTGAATGGATTGCGATCCGGTGCGGCGACGCTGATCATCGAGCCGCTGGTCGGTGAGCACTGTGTGCGCCTGGAGTGCCGTTCGACTCCTAGCTCTAGATCGTGCCCCGGCCGGTTCGGTGAGGTCGCTTATAGCGCTGATGGGGTGTCGTGCCGACGCGAGCACTGATCCATTAGGTCGCCGCGGGGTGCCCTCGGGCTTGATGTGAGTCAACGACGACTGCAGGGAGGTGGGCACTGATGATCTTCGTCGGCGACGACTGGGCCGAAGACCATCACGACGTGTATCTGATGGACGAGGCTGGCCAACGGCTGGCGGCGCGGCGATTACCCGAGGGCCTCTCCGGTATCCGGGCCCTGCACGAGCTGATCGCCGTCCACGCCGACCAACCCGACCAGGTGCTGGTCGGCATCGAAACCGATCGCGGCCTGTGGGTCTCAGCGTTGGCCGCGGCCGGCTATCAGGTGTGGGCGATCAACCCGATGGCAGCCGCTCGCTACCGTGATCGACATCACGTGGCGGGGGCGAAGTCCGATGCCGCTGATGCCAAGCTCTTGGCCGATCTGGTCCGCACCGACCGGCACAACCACCGTCAGATCGCCGGCGACAGCCCCGATGCTGAGGCGATCAAGGTGCTGGCCCGCTCGCATCAGAGTTTGATCTGGGCGCGCACCCGGCATGCCAACATGCTGCGCAGCGCGCTGCGGGAGTACTACCCCGCCGCATTAGAGGCCTTCGATGCGCTCACCGACGGCGACGCACTGGCCATCCTGGGACGTGCACCGACACCTGAACAAGGTGCCCAACTGAGCCTGGCCAAGATCGGATCGGCACTCAAAGCCGCTGGGCGGCAACGCAACATCGAGGCACGCGCCGCCGAGATCCAAGCCGTGTTGCGGCGCAAGCACCTCACCGCACCCCCCGCGGTCGCGGCTGCGTTTGGGGCCACCACAACCGCGGCGGTGCATGTCATCGCGGCGTTGAACACCCAGATCGCCGACCTGGAAACCGCGCTGGCCGACCATTTTGAGACACACCCGGACGCCGACATCTACCGCTCCCTGCCAGGACTTGGTGTCGTGCTCGGCGCCCGGGTGCTCGGTGAGTTCGGGGACGACCCGAACCGGTTCACCACGGCCAAGTGTCGCAAGAACTACGCCGGAACATCACCGTTGACCATCGCGTCGGGTCGAAAACGTGCCGTGCTGGCCCGCCACGTCCGCAACAAACGCCTCTACGACGCCATTGATCAATGGGCATTCTGCGCGCTGCTTCGAAGCCCCGGTGCGCGGACCTACTACGACGAGCACCGCGCAGCCGGCGACACCCACCATCAAGCGCTACGCGCACTCGGGAACCGGCTCGTCGGCGTCCTCCACGGCTGCCTCCGCCACCACACACGCTACGAGGAACACAAGGCCTGGGCGCACCGACAAACCGCAGCCGCTTGATCTACTACGCACCTGGGGTATCTAGAGTGTGGCCGGTCGGCGAGCGTGCTCAGAGCGGATGTCCGGCGGCGTAGGCGGTCGCCCAGTCCCGCACCGTGCGGGCGTACGCATCGGAGTGGTTGTAAGCCCGCAGCGCCTCCATCCAGCCCCGCGGCGTCTGCAGGTCCTTGCCGCTCCAGCACAGATATCCGGCCGCCGACAGGGCCGCATCGTCGATGTTGTCGGCGCTGATCTTGCCGTCGTTGTTGGCGTCGACGCCGTAGAGCCGCCACGTCTCCGGGATGAACTGCATCGGCCCCATCGCGCGGGCGAACGACTGGTCGCCCTTGTTCTCCACGGCCGGGTCGTGGCTGACGGAATCCTGGTCGAGGATCTGCAGGTTGCCGCCCGAGCCGTCGAGCAGGACACCCCGGATCGGCGGTGCGACGTCCCCGTTCGTCGCGACCCTGGCCCCGCGATAGGTGCCGTGGTGGCTCTCCACCTGACCGATCCCCGCGAGCGTCGTCCATTTCAGGTGACAGCCGGGGTTCTCCACGTCGGCGACCCGCGCCGCGTACGCGTATGCCTCCAGCGCGGTGGCCGGGATGCCCAGTCGGGGCGCGCGCTCGGCGGCCCACTCGTGCAGCTGATCGGCGGGCCGGCCGCGCGCGTGCGTGTCGATCTGCGGGACGACGTCGCCGGCCGGCGGCGGCACGCCGTCGGGAATGAACTGGCCGAGCTGCCACGAGCAGCTGGCAGCCAGGAGCAGTGCTGTCGCACCGATCACGGCCACTGCCCGCAGCCATCGCACCCGCGTCACCGCACTCCTCAACCCACTTCGGTTGTAGCCCATGCTCCCACGCGCCGCGGGAGGGACGACCCATCCCGGGGCGGAGGTGTCGGGTGTACATTCACTAATCGCATCTGAAAATAAGGTGAGCCACACCTTGCTTTGGCAAGCCAAAGCTGAGTTGGTCTCCCTCGAGCGAGGACGACATGATGAATGCCGGCACCGACCTCCCGGCCACCGCGCTCGCGGCGGCACCGAACGTGACATCGCAGCTGTTCGGCAGCGGTTTGATCGGCCTTCGCGAGGGCCTCGAAGCCGCCATCGTCGTGTCGATACTCGTCGCCTTCCTGGTCAAGTCCGAGCGCCGCGATGCCCTGCGCTGGGTGTGGCTCGGCGTCGGGGCGGCCGTCGCCATGACGGTGATCGTCTTCTCCACTATCCAGTTCGGTGAGAACACCATCTCCGGGCTCGCCGCCGAGGCCATCGCCGGCGTGGCCTCGCTGATCGCCGTGGCGATCGTCACCACGATGGTGCTGTGGATGCGGAAGGCGGCCGCATCGATGTCCGGCGAACTGCGCAGCGACATGGCGCGCGCGTTGGAGACCGGGCCGCTGGCCGTGCTGGCGCTGGCGTTCTTCGCGGTGGGCCGCGAGGGTGTCGAAACCGCGTTGTTCATGGTCGGCTACGCCGAGGCCACCACCAGCTGGCCGCTGATCGGTCTGGTCGCCGGGGTGGTGGTCGCGGGGCTGATCGCCTACGGCATGTACCGCGGCGCGCTGAGCATCGACCTCCGCAGGTTCTTCACCTACACCGGCGTGTTCCTGATCCTCGTCGCCGCCGGGATCCTCTCCTACGGGATCGGCGCCCTGCAGACCGTGGGATGGCTGCCCGGCCTGTCCGCCAAGGCGTTCGACATCACGGCATGGTTCAACTGGTCGGCCTGGTACGGCGAAGTCGTCCAGGGCGTCTTCAACGTCACGCCGACCCCGACCGTGCTCCAGCTCGCCGGCTGGTCGGCCTACCTCGCCGTCGTTCTCGCGCTGTTCCTGCGCCCGACCGCGGCGCCGGCTCGGCCCACCAACCCCTCCCCCCAACCCCATCCCTCCCCCGAAAGGTCGATCACGTGAAGGTTCAAACCTCAGCCGCGGCACTCGCCGCGGTCCTGGCCGGGTTCGCGCTCACCAGCTGCCAGGCCAAAGAGGAGTCGTCGGGCACTGCCGCGGACGGCCGACAAGCCGCCGGCGACATCACGGTCGACGCGTCCGACACCTCGTGCACGCTGTCGGGCACCGAGGGCAAGACCGGCGCCAACACCTTCGTCATCACCAACAACGGGTCCAAGGTCACCGAGTTCTACGTCTACGGCGAGGGTGAGCGCGTGATGGGCGAGGTCGAGAACATCTCCCCCGGCCTGCAACGCAAGCTCATCGTGCAGCTCTCGCAGCCCGGCACATACAAGACGGCCTGCAAGCCCGGCATGGTCGGCGACGGCATCCGCGGCGATTTCACCGTCACCGGCGACGCGGTACAGGTCGACACCGAGGGCAAGTTCGCCGAGGCCGCCGACAGCTACAAGCGGTACGTGAACAGCCAGACCGACGCGCTGGTGGCCGCCACCGCGGACTTCGTGGCGGCGGTGAAGGCCGGCGACATCGCCAAGGCCAAGGCGCTGTATCCGACAGCGCGCACCTATTACGAGCGCATCGAGCCCGTCGCCGAGTCGTTCCCCAACGACCTCGACCCCCGCATCGACCTGCGCGAGGCCGACCTCGAGCCCGGCCAGAAGTGGACCGGTTTCCACCGCCTGGAGAAGGACCTCTGGGTGCAGGGCCTCCAGCCCGACACGAACGCCGTCGCCGACCAGCTGACGGCCGACGTCAAGGAGCTCAACGACGGCGTCAAGGCGCCGGACTGGACCATCGACTCCACCCAGATCGCCGGCGGCGCACAAGGTCTGCTCGATGAGATCGCCTCGAGCAAGATCTCGGGCGAGGAAGACATCTTCAGCCACACCGACCTCTGGGACTTCAAAGCGAACGTCGAAGGCTCGCAGACGGCGGTCGCCTCGGTGCGGCCGATCCTCGACGAGCGCAACGCCGATCTGGGCAAGCGGGTCGACCAGCGCTTCACCGAAGTCGAAGCGCTGCTCGAGAAGTACCGCCAGGGCGACGGTTTCGTGTCCTACGACACGGTGACCGAGCCGGAACGCCAGGAGCTCTCGCGGGCCATCGACGCGCTGAGCAAGGAAGTCAGCCAGGTGCAAGGTGTCATCGCCCCCCAATAACGCTGTCGGAGAACCACGTTCGGGCCTGAGCCGGCGCAAGCTCTTCGGCGCCGCCGGGGTGGGAGCGGCGGTGGTCGGCGCGGCCAGTGCCGGAGCGCTGGCCGGCCGCGCCTCGGCCGCCCAGACCTCCGACCACCTGCAGACCGCGGTGCCGTTCCGCGGTGCGCATCAGGCCGGCATCGTCACCGAAGCCCAGGACCGAATGCACTTCGCCACGTTCGACATCACCACGAACAGCCGCGACGACGTCGTCAAGATGCTCGCCGACTGGACCGAGATGGCCGAGCGCATGACGCGGGGCGAGGAGGCGTTCGCGGGCGGCGCCACCGGGCAGAATCCTTACTCCCCGCCGACCGACACCGGCGAGGCGCTGGGGCTGCCGGCCTCCCAACTGACGCTGACCATCGGGTTCGGGCCGTCGTTCTTCGTCAAGGACGGCGTCGACCGGTTCGGCATCGCCGACAAGAAGCCCGCCGAACTGGTGGACCTGCCCAAGTTCGGAAACGAGAAGATCGACCCCGCCCGCAGCGGCGGCGACATCGTCGTGCAGGCCTGCGCGAACGATCCGCAGGTCGCCGTCCACGCGATCCGCAACCTCGCCCGCACCGGTTTCGGCACCGTGGCGGTGCGGTACTCGCAGCTGGGATTTGGCCGGACGTCGTCGACGACACGCAACCAGAGCACACCGCGAAACCTTTTCGGGTTCAAGGACGGAACGGCCAATCTCCGGTCGGACGAGACCGAGAAGCTGAACAACTTCGTCTGGGTCGGCGACGGGGACGGCCCGGCCTGGCTGACCGGCGGGACCTATCTGGTGGCGCGCCGCATCCGGATGCGCATCGAGCAGTGGGACCGCACCACGCTGCTCGAGCAGGAACGGGTCGTCGGCCGGCAGAAGGGCAGCGGGGCTCCGATGGGCCGCGGCGACGAGTTCGATGCGCTCGACTTCGACGCCCAGGACGACAGACATGAGCCGCTGATCGACGAGCGGGCCCACGTCCGGCTGGTGGCCCCTGAGCACAACAACGGCATCGAGATCCTGCGCCGCGGCTACAACTTCACCGACGGGTCCGACGGCTTCGGTCACCTCGACGCGGGCCTGTTCTTCATCGCGTTCGTGCGCAACCCGCTCACGCAGTTCGTGCCGCTGCAGACCCAGATGTCGCGCAACGACGCGATGAACGAGTACATCGCGCCCATGAGCTCAGCCGTGTTCGCCTGTCCGCCAGGGATTCCCGAGGGCGACACGTCGACGTTCTGGGGTTCGACGCTGTTCGACTGACGCCCTGAAGTGGGGGCGGTCGGCGGCGGGGCGGGTCGGCGGCGCGGCGTCGATCAGAACCACGTTCTGCAGACAACGTGCGAGTGAGCCGCTGCAAAACGTGGATTTCGGCGCGCTACTGCTCGGCGGGTTCCGGCTCCTGCTCCGTGGCCTCGGGCTCGTCGAATTCGTCGGGCGCCTCCTCGTCGGGCGCCTCGGGCTCGTCAGCCACGGCCTCCTCGTCGGGCACCTCGTACTCCACAGCCTCGGGCTCCCCCGTGTCCGGCCAGTGCGCGTGCCACTCGTCGGGGGTGATGACACCCACGGGTGTGTCGTCGAGCTCTTCGGCGACCTCGGCGCGGCGCCGGGCCGCGGCGACGGAGCGCTCCGCGGCGCGGACGTCGGCCATGAACTCCAGAATCGCTGTCCGCAAACCGTTTTCAGCGTCGAACTCCGCGGACACCGTGACCGTGGTGAGGGCGGCGGGAACGAGCTCCGCCGGGACGCCCGCGTTCTCGGCGCGAGCGAGCACCTTCTGCGCCAGCGCCAGCGCGGGCTGCCCGGTCGGGATGCCGTCCATACTCGACTCACGGGCCGAGGTCTCCAACGCCTTGCGCTGCTCCCACTGGGCCAGCTGCTCCTCCAGCGAGATCGACTCACCGGCCAGCACCGCGGGCACCCGGTGGCCGAGCTTGCGCACCAGTGCGTCGGCGACGTCGTCGATGTCGAAGGCGCCCTCCGGCGCGTCCTCGGCGATGCGGGCATGGAACAGCACCTGCAACAGCACGTCGCCGAGCTCGTCGCGCAGCTCCGCGAGGTCACCGCCGTGGACGGCGTCGAACAGTTCGTAGGTCTCCTCCAGCAGATACCGCCGCAGCGAGTCGTGGGTCTGCTGGCTCTCCCACGGCCCGGCGGTGCGCAACGTGTCCATCAGCGCGACCGCGTCGACCAGGCGTTCACCGGGCTGCGGTTCAGGGGCGCAGATCACCCGTTCGCCGGCCGCGATCCGCGTGGCCACCGAAGGATGGTCGCGGTCGGAGGAGAGCAACGTGGCCGCGGGTTCGCCCTCGTAGGCGGGCCGCGCCGAAGGCAGCGACCACGGCACCTTGATCGGCATCTCCTCGGTGTACTGGACGTCGCCGCTGAGGAGTTCGATCGCCTCGACGGGAATCAGCGACGGGCGGCGCGGGTCGACCAGCACCACCGTCATGCGCCACCTCCGAACTTGGTTATATCAACTTCCTCCTGAGGTTTCCCGTCGATGGCCAACAGCAGTCCTGCGACGAACGCAACGAGCTCGAGATCGCGGATCCGCGGCGCGCCCACCCCGCCGCCCGACCGCGGAATCGGCACCTGGACCGTCGACGTGGTGGCGCGGTAGGTGGCGCCGGCGTAAAGGCGCTTGAGCCGCAGCTGCGCCGAATCCGGCAGCGTCAGCGGCGAGATCCGCACTGTCGACGCCGACGCCGCACCGATCTCGGTGACGCCGTGGGCGCGGGCCAGCAGCCGCAGCCGCGCGACCGCGACCAACCGCTGCGCGGGTTCGGGCAACGGGCCGTAGCGGTCGACGAGCTCCTCGATCACCGAGTCGACGGCCGCGTCCTCCTGCGCGGCGGCCAGCCTGCGGTACGCCTCCAACCGCAGCCGGTCGCTGCCGATGTAGTCCGGCGGCAGATGCGCGTCAACCGGCAGGTCGATCCGCACGTCCTTCGGTTCCTCCGGCGCCGCAACGGTTTTCCCGTCGGCAGCGGCACGATACGCTTCCACCGCCTCGCCGACCAGCCGCACGTACAGGTCGAAGCCCACCCCGGCGACGTGCCCGGACTGCTCGGCGCCCAACACGTTTCCCGCGCCGCGGATCTCGAGGTCCTTCATCGCGACGGCCATGCCGGCGCCGAGCTCGTTGTTCTGGGCGATGGTGGCGAGCCGGTCGTACGCCGTCTCGGTCAGCGGAACCTCCGGCGGATACAGGAAATACGCGTAACCCCGCTCGCGCGAGCGTCCGACCCGGCCACGCAGCTGATGCAGCTGCGACAGGCCGAACGTGTCGGCGCGCTCGACGATCAGCGTGTTGGCGTTCGAGATGTCCAGGCCCGTCTCGACGATCGTCGTGCAGACCAGGATGTCGAACTCCCGGTTCCAGAAGCCCTCGACGGTCTTCTCCAGCTGCTCCTCGGGCATCTGCCCGTGCGCGACCACGACGCGGGCCTCGGGCACCAGCTGACGTACCCGCGCCGCGGCCTGGTCGATGGTGCGCACCCGGTTGTGGATGTAGAACGCCTGCCCGTCGCGCAGCATCTCGCGACGCAGCGCGGCAGCGACCTGCTTGTCGTCGTGCGGGCCGACGTAGGTCAGCACCGGGTACCGCTCCTCGGGCGGAGTCAGGATCGTCGACATCTCCCGGATGCCGGCCAGGCTCATCTCCAGCGTGCGCGGAATCGGGGTGGCGGACATGGTCAGCACGTCGACGTGGGTGCGCATCGACTTGATGTGCTCCTTGTGCTCGACGCCGAAGCGCTGCTCCTCGTCGACGATCACCAGGCCGAGGTCCTTCCACGTCACCCCGGTCTGCAGCAGCCGGTGGGTGCCGATCACGATGTCGACCGACCCGTCCTTCATCCCGTCCAGCACGGCTCTGGATTCCGACGGAGACGTGAAGCGCGACAAGCCTTTCACCGTGACCGGGAACCCGGCCATTCGCGCGGTGAACGTCTGCAGGTGCTGGTCGGCCAGCAGCGTCGTCGGCACCAGCACCGCCACCTGCTTGCCGTCCTGCACCGCCTTGAACGCCGCGCGCACCGCGATCTCGGTCTTGCCGTAGCCGACGTCGCCGCATATCACCCGGTCCATCGGGACCGGCTTCTCCATGTCGGACTTCACCTCGGTGATCGCGGTCAGCTGGTCGACGGTCTCGGTGAACCCGAACGCGTCCTCCATCTCGGTCTGCCAGGGGCTGTCGGGTCCGAACGCGTGCCCGGCCGAGGCCTGCCGCTTGGCGTAGAGCGCGACGAGTTCTGCGGCGATCTCGCGAACGGCCCGCCGCGCTTTGGTTTTCGTGTTGGCCCAGTCGCTGCCGCCGAGCCGGGACAGCGTCGGCGCTTCGCCGCCGACGTAGCGCGACAACTGGTCCAGCGAGTCCATCGGCACGTAGAGCTTGTCGGTGCCGCCGCCGCGCTTGGCGGACGCGTACTCGAGCACCAGGTATTCGCGGCGGGCGCCGCCGATCACGCGTTCGGTCATCTCGACGAAGCGGCCGATGCCGTGCTGGTCGTGCACGACGAGGTCGCCGGCGGTCAGTGCGAGCGGGTCGACGACGTTGCGGCGCTTGGCCGCGAGCTTCCTGCCCTCGGTGGCGGCGGCCCGGTTGCCGGTCAGGTCGGTCTCGGTGATCACCACGAGGTTGGCGCCGGGGATCACCACGCCGTCGTGCAGCGGGCCCTTCACGACACCCACCACACCGTCGCGCGGCGCGGCTCCGGGCTCGAGAATCGTTGCCGGAGTGTCGGCTTCGCCGAGCTGTTCGACGACGCGCATGCAGGTTCCGGTGCCCGGGGTGACGACGATGCCGTAGCCGCCGGTGGCGACGTGGGCCCGCAGCATCGCGAAGATCTCGTCGAGATTGTGCTGCTGCCCCCGCGCCGACGGCGCAGGCCGGATGTCGAGGGTGACACCGGACTCGGCGGTGAGCTGGCTCAGCGTCCACCACGGGTGCCCGCCGGCACGGGCGGCCTCGCGGCCGTCGTCGAAACCGACGAACCCGGACGCGCCGAGAGCCTCGATGTCGATGGGGACGTCGCCGCCGACGGCCGCGGTCGACCAGGACGCCTCGAGGAATTCCCGGCCGGTCTTGATCAGGTCTGCGGCACGGGTGCGGACCTTCTCCGGATCGCACACCAGCAACGGCGTGCCCGCGGGCAGGAGCGCGGGCAATGTCACCAGCTCGGTCGGTCGCAGCAGTGGCAGCAGCGCCTCCATGCCGTCGACCGGGATGCCTTCGGCCAGCTTGGCCAGCATGTCGGGCACGCTGCCCGGCACGCTGTTCTCCAGGACGGGATGCTCCGCGGAGAGCGCGGCAGCGCGGCGTCTCACGTCGGCGGTGAGCAGCACTTCGCGGCACGGCACGGCGATCACGGTGTCGATGTCGATCTCCGGGATGGACCGCTGGTCGGCGACGGAGAACATCCGCATCTCGGAGACCTCGTCGCCCCAGAACTCGACGCGCACAGGGTGTTCGGCCGTCGGCGGGAAGAGGTCGAGGATGCCGCCGCGCACCGCGAATTCGCCGCGCTTGCCGACCATGTCGACGCGCGTGTAGGCCAGGTCCACCAGACGTGCGACGGTGGCGTCGAAGGCGGCCACCGCAGCGGCTCCGGGCGCGACATCCGGCTCGGCACCGACGGTCAGCGTGACCGGCTCGATCGACGCGATGTCGGGCGCCATCGGCTGCAGCAGCGAGCGCGCGGTGGTGACCACGATGCGCAGCGGCGGGCCGAGGCGCTCGTCGTCGGGGTGAGTCAGCCGGCGCAGCAGCATCATCCGCGCGCCCACGGTGTCAACACCGGGCGAGAGCCGCTCGTGCGGCAGCGTCTCCCACGACGGGAACATCGCGACGGCGTCGCCGAACACGCCCTGCAGCTCGGCGGTCAGGTCGTCGGCTTCCCGCCCGGTCGCGGTGACGACCAGCAGCGCACCCGACTGGGCGAGCGCGGACGCCACGAACACCCGCGCGCTGGCCGGGCCGACGAAGTCGAGATCGGCGGGCCGTTCGGCGGCACGGCGAGCCACCTCCTGCAGGGAGGGGTCACGAAGCGCCAGTTCGACGAGGCCCGCGATCGGGGTGTGGACATGAAGAGTCCCCGATACGGTCATGATGCTTCCATCGTAGGCACCCGCCGGAGCAGTCGCGGCACGGGCCGAGCGCGCTACTCGTCCTGCAGATGCGGGTCGGCCTCGAGATGGGTCAGGCCGTTCCACATCAGGTTCACCAAATGTGCGGCCACCACTTCCTTCTTCGGCTCGCGGGTGTCGAGCCACCACTGCGCGGACATCGACACCGATCCGACCAGCGCCTGGGCGTACAGCGGCGCGAGGTCGGGATCGAGCCCGCGGCGGGAGAAGTCGCCGGCCAGGATCGACGCCACCTGGCTGACGGCGTCGTTGAGCAGCGTCGAATAGGTGCCGGAGGTGATGCTGGCCGGGGAGTCGCGGATCAGGATGCGGAAGCCGTCGGTGTGTTCCTCGACATAGGTCAGCAGTGCCAGCGCGACGCGCTCGACGCGCACCCGGGACCGGTTGTTGGTCAACGACGACGTGATGCCGTCGAGCAGCGCCGACATCTCGCGGTCGACGACCACGGCGTACAGCCCTTCCTTGCCGCCGAAATGCTCGTAGACCACGGGTTTGGAGACGTTGGCCCGCAGGGCGATCTCCTCGATCGAGGTGCCGTCGAAGCCGCGCTCGGCGAACAGCGACTTCGCGATCTCGATCAGCTGCTGACGGCGTTCGCTGCCCGTCATCCTCGCGCGCGGTGCACGCACGTGATTGTCGGGGCCGTCGGACTTGTGGGGCGCTGCCACGCGTCTCAGGGTAAACGGTGGGACCGGCCGGACCGGGCGTAGCGTCAACGTCCGTGATCACGCTGGACCGGCTGATCAACGTCCTCGGCGGTTACGGCGCCCGCCTGCTGGCCGGCTCGGCGGCACGGTCGACCGAGCTGCGCAGTGTCGTGCTGCCCGAGGTCGTGGACGGCCGCACCGTTGCCGGCGACGTGTTGCTCGCGGTGGGCGCCGCCTCCCCGGCCGAAGCGGTGGCGTGGGCACGGGCAGCCCGGGCGGTCGTCGTGCTGACCCGCGACGGAACACCGGAGACCGTGCCTCCCGGCGGGCCCGCCGTCGTCGTCGTCGACTCCGCGATGCCGTGGAGCGACTTCGCCGCGATCGTCTACGGGTTGGTTCTGGAAGGCCGCGAGACCGAGTCCGGCCGCGGTCCGACCGACCTGTTCGCGCTGGCCGACAGCCTGTCCGAGGCGGTCGGCGGCGCCGTGGTGATCGAAGACCGGCTCTCGCAGGTGCTGGCCTTCTCCCGGGGTCAGCAGGACGCCGACCCCGCCCGCGCGGCGACGATCCTCGGGCGGCAGGCGCCCGCGGACCTGCGCGCCACGTTCGACGCCCACGGCGTCTTCACCCATCTGGCCGGTTCCGACGACCCGATGTTCGTGCCGGGTGATGCGCGCGTCGGGCTCACCGGCCGGATGGTCGTGGCGGCGCGCGCCGGCCGCGAACTGCTGGGCTCGGTGTGGGTCGCGTGTGCGGACCCGCTGACCGGCGCGCAAC is a window of Mycolicibacterium chubuense NBB4 DNA encoding:
- a CDS encoding TetR/AcrR family transcriptional regulator, whose amino-acid sequence is MTGSERRQQLIEIAKSLFAERGFDGTSIEEIALRANVSKPVVYEHFGGKEGLYAVVVDREMSALLDGITSSLTNNRSRVRVERVALALLTYVEEHTDGFRILIRDSPASITSGTYSTLLNDAVSQVASILAGDFSRRGLDPDLAPLYAQALVGSVSMSAQWWLDTREPKKEVVAAHLVNLMWNGLTHLEADPHLQDE